Proteins encoded within one genomic window of Manis pentadactyla isolate mManPen7 chromosome 4, mManPen7.hap1, whole genome shotgun sequence:
- the HSPB9 gene encoding heat shock protein beta-9 yields MRATARVPSRAPCTVGQQLLTWVLSSLPGEGQVATLPVRLLRDDVATVQDVHAVDGFQMKVDARGFTPDELVVQVDGRYLMVTGQRQIEGCSPDGCSYRVAQKVHRQIQLLPGLDPAAMTYSLTPSGQLCFQGQCQALPSPEAQIAPYPIISSRGSKKRSNPV; encoded by the coding sequence ATGCGCGCCACTGCCCGAGTGCCAAGCCGAGCACCTTGCACGGTAGGACAGCAGTTGCTCACTTGGGTCCTTAGCAGTCTCCCCGGCGAGGGCCAGGTGGCCACGCTGCCAGTGCGACTGCTGAGGGATGATGTGGCCACTGTGCAGGATGTACATGCAGTGGATGGCTTCCAGATGAAAGTGGATGCCCGTGGCTTCACCCCTGATGAGCTCGTGGTGCAAGTGGACGGCCGATATCTGATGGTGACAGGCCAGCGGCAAATCGAGGGCTGCAGCCCAGATGGCTGCAGCTACCGCGTGGCGCAGAAGGTACACCGGCAAATACAACTACTGCCGGGCCTGGATCCTGCCGCCATGACTTACAGCTTGACTCCCTCAGGCCAGCTGTGCTTCCAAGGCCAATGCCAGGCGCTGCCATCCCCTGAAGCCCAGATAGCACCGTACCCAATAATCAGCAGCCGCGGCTCTAAGAAGCGTTCCAACCCAGTCTGA
- the RAB5C gene encoding ras-related protein Rab-5C encodes MAGRGGAARPNGPAAGNKICQFKLVLLGESAVGKSSLVLRFVKGQFHEYQESTIGAAFLTQTVCLDDTTVKFEIWDTAGQERYHSLAPMYYRGAQAAIVVYDITNTDTFARAKNWVKELQRQASPNIVIALAGNKADLASKRAVEFQEAQAYADDNSLLFMETSAKTAMNVNEIFMAIAKKLPKNEPQNAAGAPGRNRGVDLQENNPASRSQCCSN; translated from the exons ATGGCGGGTCGGGGAGGTGCAGCGCGACCCAACGGACCAGCTGCAGGAAACAAGATCTGTCAATTTAAGCTGGTCCTGCTGGGGGAGTCTGCAGTGGGCAAATCCAGCCTCGTCCTCCGCTTTGTCAAGGGACAATTCCACGAGTACCAGGAGAGCACAATTGGAG CGGCCTTCCTCACACAGACTGTCTGCTTGGATGACACAACAGTCAAGTTTGAGATCTGGGACACAGCTGGACAGGAGCGGTATCACAGCCTGGCCCCCATGTACTATCGGGGGGCCCAAGCTGCCATCGTGGTCTATGACATCACCAACACA GATACGTTTGCACGCGCCAAGAACTGGGTGAAGGAGTTACAGAGGCAGGCCAGCCCCAACATCGTCATCGCACTCGCGGGTAACAAGGCAGACCTGGCCAGCAAGAGAGCCGTGGAATTCCAG GAAGCACAAGCCTATGCAGACGACAATAGTTTGCTGTTCATGGAGACATCAGCAAAGACTGCAATGAACGTGAATGAAATTTTCATGGCAATAG CTAAGAAGCTTCCCAAGAACGAGCCCCAGAACGCAGCTGGTGCTCCAGGCCGGAACCGAGGCGTGGACCTCCAGGAGAACAACCCAGCCAGCCGGAGCCAGTGCTGCAGCAACTGA